Proteins from a genomic interval of Yarrowia lipolytica chromosome 1E, complete sequence:
- a CDS encoding uncharacterized protein (Compare to YALI0E31086g, similar to Saccharomyces cerevisiae TSL1 (YML100W) and TPS3 (YMR261C); ancestral locus Anc_8.813, similar to uniprot|Q9P918 Pichia angusta Trehalose phosphate synthase subunit) — MTLIVVSLFLPYTINFNLDEGQRPKVDVTTEPVAPSRPPISRSNSDLKTLPTVPKSGGVSALTLALERFPQEKPSQQNSGGSSLTSSVTQTPNPALPSMFHKAEPTGPAPAIVHPDEFFKPSPHAQASAIVQPPSAVAGALQVSSAGSPQQAGFLENELALQKMKHPTVPPSASEPSSVSSANSNPAEYPTLRPPRPQYNQPQSRASSPPPRVVDKRRPVSGQTAMRFIDRFGQQKPSDSFQSAKDWTVEKSHKGNGGLRNAVNRYCASTNHKKLWVGTLGMPSDELGDVSKVEIERKLTREYDSVPVFAPDNTFEAHYTHYCKGILWPTLHYQTPDSDKSKAYHDHSWEHYKALNQMVADKVIEVYKRGDVIWIHDYHLLLVPEMVRQQLPNARIGMFLHVTFPSSEVFRCLAARNELLTGMLGATCIGFQTAEYGRHFLQTCNRLLVVDASVDGVENNDGRFTAVVACPIGIDPPSLQKHFMDPEVDKWRRLIRARWPGKRLLVSRDKLDSLRGIKQKLLAYEHFLINNREFCDNVVLVQVCLSGNESDSLEGELVHIMDRINALTDDLSNQQVIFLHQDIEFEQYLAMLAEAEAYVALSLREGMNLTCHEFILCSKDNSGQLILSEFTGSASVLDNDDVLVVNPWNMRQVSDAYKTALTMDRGTREKHRGRLVEFVEGHTCLQWATTFLQHLEDAWVEHQKSKRLLPRLNIAYAKERYDIVAKQPGKYRLFLLNLEGRDFSSPHTSKPALSSSAAVYSSTHNRIPILTELVSDPYNVVYIISSDARHDIERLFRNVPNLGIIAENGGYLRPYRSDQWIRMCDEEDVHNWKDSVLEVLESIKERCPGSSIKSDETTITFQFTPQYSAEQEQDFSFDFAGECVSHINDAFSTQNITARFNDDRILVENQQLSRLAAVKRAVAIFEKTCKIGGDIESKGINSGHLTVAPSSPTLTRTRSYTISAPGPSYDATISYVFVAGNDQSDYPVIEWANSLGDVETVLTVGLHSEHSPAAVSVEGLNGLTLALRELAVGDRSDIKGDRDTRERTP, encoded by the exons ATGACGTTAATTGTGGTGTCATT ATTCCTTCCTTACACCATCAACTTCAATCTCGATGAGGGACAACGACCCAAGGTGGACGTGACCACGGAGCCGGTGGCGCCTTCGCGACCTCCAATCAGTCGCTCCAACTCGGATCTCAAGACTCTCCCGACGGTGCCCAAAAGTGGAGGCGTTTCCGCTCTCACTCTGGCCCTTGAACGATTCCCTCAGGAGAAGCCCTCTCAACAAAACTCCGGCGGCTCCTCCCTTACCTCGTCcgtgacacagacacccaACCCGGCTCTCCCTTCCATGTTCCATAAGGCCGAGCCTACAGGTCCTGCTCCCGCCATCGTCCACCCTGACGAATTCTTCAAGCCCTCTCCGCATGCGCAAGCCTCCGCTATTGTGCAGCCTCCATCAGCGGTGGCAGGGGCTCTACAAGTCTCGTCTGCTGGATCACCCCAGCAGGCCGGATTCTTGGAAAACGAACTTGCTCTGCAGAAAATGAAGCACCCTACTGTTCCTCCGTCTGCTTCGGAACCGTCGTCCGTGTCTTCAGCCAACTCCAACCCAGCAGAGTATCCTACGCTTCGGCCTCCCCGACCGCAATACAACCAGCCTCAGTCCCGTGCCTCCTCACCACCCCCTAGAGTTGTCGACAAGCGTCGCCCCGTGTCTGGACAGACAGCCATGCGGTTTATTGACAGATTCGGGCAGCAGAAACCCAGCGATTCGTTTCAATCCGCCAAGGACTGGACTGTGGAGAAGTCGCACAAGGGTAACGGAGGTCTCAGAAATGCCGTCAACCGATATTGCGCTTCTACTAACCATAAGAAGCTGTGGGTGGGAACCCTTGGCATGCCTTCTGATGAACTCGGAGACGTCTCCAAGGTGGAAATCGAGCGCAAACTCACTCGAGAGTATGATTCAGTACCTGTGTTTGCTCCTGATAACACCTTCGAAGCCCACTACACACACTACTGTAAGGGTATCTTGTGGCCCACTCTCCATTATCAGACACCTGACTCAGACAAGTCAAAGGCATACCATGACCACTCTTGGGAACACTACAAGGCCCTTAACCAGATGGTTGCCGACAAGGTGATTGAGGTGTACAAGCGTGGAGACGTTATCTGGATTCATGACTACCATCTTCTGCTCGTTCCTGAGATGGTTCGTCAGCAGCTGCCCAATGCTCGAATCGGAATGTTCCTGCATGTCACTTTTCCTTCCTCTGAGGTGTTCCGATGCTTGGCTGCACGAAACGAATTACTTACAGGTATGCTTGGTGCAACTTGTATTGGTTTTCAGACTGCTGAGTATGGCCGACACTTCTTACAGACATGCAATCGTCTGCTTGTCGTGGATGCTTCTGTCGACGGAGTAGAGAACAACGACGGCCGTTTTACTGCTGTAGTTGCTTGTCCTATTGGTATTgaccctccttctcttcagaAGCACTTTATGGACCCTGAAGTCGACAAGTGGCGTCGACTGATCCGTGCACGATGGCCTGGGAAGCGATTACTTGTTTCCAGAGATAAGCTCGATTCACTGCGTGGAAtcaagcagaagctgctggctTATGAACACTTTCTGATCAACAACCGGGAGTTTTGCGATAATGTTGTCCTTGTACAGGTATGTTTGTCTGGAAACGAGTCGGATTCTCTCGAGGGAGAGCTGGTGCACATCATGGACCGAATTAATGCTCTTACCGATGACCTGAGCAATCAGCAGGTCATCTTTTTGCATCAGGATATCGAGTTCGAGCAGTATTTGGCCATGCTggccgaggctgaggcATATGTTGCTCTTTCTCTGCGAGAAGGCATGAACCTGACCTGTCATGAGTTCATCTTGTGTAGCAAGGACAACAGTGGTCAGCTGATCTTGTCTGAGTTCACTGGTTCTGCCTCCGTTCTCGACAACGACGATGTGCTTGTTGTCAATCCCTGGAACATGCGACAGGTCTCTGATGCATATAAGACAGCTCTTACAATGGACCGAGGGACTCGGGAGAAGCATCGAGGACGTCTGGTCGAGTTTGTGGAAGGCCATACTTGTCTGCAATGGGCCACTACTTTCCTGCAACATCTGGAAGATGCCTGGGTGGAGCACCAAAAGTCCAAGCGACTGTTGCCCAGATTGAACATTGCGTATGCCAAGGAAAGGTACGATATTGTTGCCAAGCAGCCTGGAAAGTATCGGTTGTTCCTTCTCAACCTGGAAGGGCGAGATTTTTCCTCTCCTCACACTTCCAAGCCTGCACTGTCCTCCTCAGCTGCTGTCTACTCGTCCACTCACAACAGGATCCCCATTCTCACTGAGCTGGTTTCGGACCCTTACAATGTGGTGTACATCATCTCCTCTGATGCCAGGCACGATATTGAGCGTCTGTTCCGCAACGTCCCCAACCTGGGTATTATTGCTGAGAACGGTGGCTACCTGCGCCCTTACAGATCTGACCAGTGGATCCGGATGTgtgacgaggaggatgtaCATAACTGGAAGGACTCTGTGCTAGAAGTCCTGGAGAGTATCAAGGAGCGATGTCCGGGATCTTCTATCAAGAGCGACGAGACCACCATCACCTTCCAGTTTACTCCGCAGTACTCTgctgagcaggagcaggactTCTCGTTTGACTTTGCCGGAGAATGTGTCTCACACATCAACGACGCCTTCTCCACTCAGAACATTACTGCCCGATTCAACGACGACCGTATCCTGGTTgagaaccagcagctctcCCGTCTGGCGGCTGTGAAGCGCGCTGTGGCCATTTTTGAAAAGACGTGCAAGATTGGAGGAGACATCGAGTCCAAGGGCATCAACTCTGGCCACCTTACCGTTGCTCCTTCGTCTCCCACGCTCACAAGAACACGGTCATACACCATCAGTGCTCCTGGTCCCTCTTACGATGCCACCATTTCCTACGTGTTTGTGGCTGGTAACGACCAGAGCGACTACCCCGTGATCGAGTGGGCCAACTCTCTCGGCGATGTGGAGACAGTGCTTACTGTCGGCCTTCATTCGGAGCACAGCCCTGCAGCTGTCAGTGTTGAGGGTCTCAACGGTctgactctggctctcCGAGAGCTTGCCGTGGGAGACCGCAGTGATATCAAGGGCGACCGAGATACGCGAGAAAGAACGCCGTAG
- a CDS encoding uncharacterized protein (Compare to YALI0E31108g, similar to Saccharomyces cerevisiae CWP1 (YKL096W); ancestral locus Anc_2.485, similar to uniprot|Q8TFK5 Yarrowia lipolytica Cell wall protein), which translates to MHFSAVLLAATAGLVSAQKFGLIAIHSGSDVQNSAINSNGNQLVIGGGEPTTYEVKDRGLYANGKPVEFGQYAFIEETDGQATRDIIVNGQDHLYVPRFDFVACPDGKNGYVLANQDACANGAIGIVARAVYSDGESAAANSSPAAEATKSAVVTSKSTVQVTITSCADDKCHKETAAAASPAPAPAKTTPGAIVSQIGDGQIQAPPSTQPAQANGAAAMGVSAVAGVVVAAAMLF; encoded by the coding sequence ATGCACTTCTCCGCCGTCCTCCTCGCCGCCACCGCCGGCCTTGTCTCCGCTCAGAAGTTTGGACTTATCGCCATCCACTCTGGATCCGATGTCCAGAACTCTgccatcaactccaacggTAACCAGCTCGttattggaggaggtgagCCCACCACCTACGAGGTGAAGGACCGTGGCCTCTACGCCAACGGTAAGCCCGTTGAGTTTGGCCAGTACGCTTTCATTGAGGAGACAGACGGCCAGGCCACCCGAGATATCATTGTGAACGGTCAGGACCACCTCTACGTTCCCCGATTCGACTTTGTTGCCTGCCCCGACGGAAAGAACGGCTACGTTCTTGCAAACCAGGATGCTTGCGCTAACGGTGCCATTGGAATCGTAGCCCGAGCCGTCTACTCCGATGGtgagtctgctgctgccaactCCAGCCCCGCAGCCGAGGCCACTAAGTCCGCTGTTGTCACTTCCAAGTCTACTGTCCAGgtcaccatcacctctTGTGCTGATGACAAGTGCCACAAGGAGAccgccgctgctgcttctcccGCACCTGCCCCCGCCAAGACCACTCCCGGTGCTATTGTCTCTCAGATCGGTGATGGCCAGATCCAGGCTCCTCCCTCCACTCAGCCCGCCCAGGCCAACGGTGCCGCTGCTATGGGTGTCTCCGCTGTCGCTGGTGTCGTCGTTGCTGCCGCCATGCTTTTCTAA
- a CDS encoding uncharacterized protein (Compare to YALI0E31130g, some similarities with CA2947|IPF6298 Candida albicans), protein MSTSAAPATDYTPIEQLLALLPKLLEGNGNLATVTQLLPHGVLETILNSPYGPALVDILNQGVGNRPLEYSDRVLSILPIPRYAWTGTGVVQVLKMSHEVIGNNIPPWLINMVMTTQANIFGNFPNRKDIAPSGVFVAVFCILAFGHFYVFGKGVSRKHYFWPSFGLGWHCILNTIGYGLRIGWGRDVTNIRIGIASTILIVASVVYVNAMNLLLGHRILTYRHPETGDSTWFGTLMIVNYIVIIGIIIMAICSQVTIFIYFLDYEHWRQATGAMQAASVFAVAVASGALINITIAYSLPRGALALHNDDRRRLTASNIESYGIFWYPPKYSQVLQYEADPSAKLDSGKLAARVLNGRDLGTSTIIIIITTVLLTVSAALRCATTFIGSRWEPNEAPIYSGTLFYIGFGVFETITNVIYLVTRIDLRFYIPDWPLKGSGPLTIKPGTMEIYRDPYSAPPKPGPDGKTKSVNYGHYANAAGLDYNIPGMPTDGQKLPHTGVSTSLAHNMAAGIATPATPGIAQMPGYTATGLEHTTPGLTPGMTLTPGYATTPGYNFVPGTGMSTLTPGMATMTPGMTPGMTPGMTPGMTPSFPGMMSPSMSPGFTMPPGFTSATPGVPPVAATPSLSRSAQGHQASHALARDLGERGPSPAVGNFQEATSLPSDSSFREPTPIKPPSPVGANSPTVGQELMGTVPPTPAHKMARTPLPAATPAPMPEVTFGDPSLASPSLHEPMPSIVAPEAPRIPEIVSFPQTPFQPERRAVTPAHFPEPILSPATPAQFPDPHTSMSTFSGSVTKFPTLAEASYGTPQMERVSIPSPIHDYDPHYGQPYEEPEDEYRRSGGSEEAM, encoded by the coding sequence ATGTCGACCTCGGCAGCACCAGCGACCGATTATACGCCGATTGAACAGCTGTTGGCGTTACTACCAAAGCTATTGGAGGGAAACGGTAACCTCGCCACGGTCACACAACTGCTCCCTCATGGAGTTTTGGAAACAATTCTCAACTCACCCTATGGACCCGCGCTCGTAgacattctcaaccagGGCGTGGGAAATCGACCACTGGAGTACTCGGATCGAGTGCTCTCAATTCTGCCCATCCCACGATACGCATGGACAGGAACTGGAGTGGTGCAGGTACTCAAGATGTCTCATGAAGTGATTGGCAACAACATTCCGCCATGGCTGATCAACATGGTCATGACCACACAAGCAAACATTTTCGGTAACTTCCCCAACAGGAAAGACATTGCACCTagtggtgtttttgtggcCGTCTTCTGTATCCTGGCCTTTGGCCACTTTTACGTCTTCGGCAAGGGAGTGTCACGAAAACACTACTTCTGGCCGTCATTCGGGCTCGGTTGGCATTGCATTCTTAATACAATTGGCTACGGCCTACGAATCGGCTGGGGAAGAGACGTGACCAACATTCGAATTGGCATTGCATCCACCATTCTCATTGTGGCTAGTGTGGTCTATGTCAACGCCATGAACCTGCTTCTGGGACACCGAATTCTCACATACAGACATCCCGAAACAGGAGATTCGACGTGGTTTGGTACCCTTATGATTGTCAACTACATTGTCATCATCGGTATCATTATCATGGCCATCTGTTCCCAGGTGACCATCTTCATCTACTTCCTCGACTACGAACATTGGCGTCAAGCAACAGGTGCAATGCAAGCAGCGTCTGTATTTGCCGTTGCGGTAGCATCTGGAGCGCTGatcaacatcaccatcgCATACTCGCTCCCCCGTGGAGCCCTGGCACTGCATAACGACGACAGAAGACGTCTCACCGCCTCGAACATTGAATCCTACGGCATCTTCTGGTACCCTCCGAAGTACTCGCAGGTTTTGCAGTACGAGGCTGACCCCAGTGCCAAGCTGGACTCTGGCAAGCTCGCCGCTCGAGTGTTGAACGGTCGAGACCTTGGTACCTCCACTATCATCATCATTATCACCACCGTGCTTCTTACCgtgtctgctgctcttAGATGTGCAACCACCTTCATTGGCTCCCGGTGGGAGCCCAATGAGGCCCCCATCTACTCGGGTACCCTCTTCTACATTGGCTTCGGCGTGTTTGAGACCATCACTAACGTCATCTACTTGGTGACTCGCATCGATCTGCGTTTCTACATCCCCGATTGGCCCCTCAAGGGTTCCGGACCGCTCACCATCAAGCCCGGAACCATGGAGATCTACAGAGACCCCTATTCTGCACCCCCCAAGCCCGGCCCCGACGGAAAAACCAAGTCTGTCAACTATGGACACTACGCCAACGCCGCTGGCCTGGACTACAACATCCCCGGCATGCCCACAGACGGCCAGAAGCTCCCCCACACTGGTGTCTCCACCAGTCTGGCCCACAACATGGCTGCAGGCATTGCTACCCCCGCTACCCCCGGCATCGCTCAGATGCCCGGTTACACCGCCACTGGTCTGGAACATACAACACCTGGTCTTACCCCAGGTATGACCCTGACCCCCGGCTATGCAACCACACCAGGATACAACTTTGTTCCTGGTACCGGAATGTCTACTCTGACTCCCGGAATGGCCACCATGACTCCCGGCATGACCCCTGGCATGACCCCTGGTATGACCCCAGGTATGACTCCTAGTTTCCCCGGCATGATGAGCCCCTCTATGAGCCCCGGTTTCACCATGCCCCCTGGCTTTACATCTGCAACTCCCGGAGTTCCTCCAGTTGCTGCTACACCTAGTCTTTCTCGATCAGCTCAGGGCCACCAGGCTTCTCATGCTCTGGCTCGAGATCTCGGAGAACGAGGCCCATCGCCTGCAGTTGGAAACTTCCAGGAAGCCACCTCTCTGCCCTCAGACTCTTCCTTCAGAGAGCCTACCCCCATTAAGCCTCCTTCCCCTGTGGGTGCTAATTCTCCTACTGTCGGCCAGGAGCTCATGGGAACCGTGCCTCCTACACCTGCACACAAAATGGCTCGTACTCCTCTACCTGCTGCTACTCCTGCTCCCATGCCGGAGGTTACCTTTGGAGATCCCTCTTTGgcctctccttctcttcatgAGCCCATGCCCAGCATTGTGGCTCCTGAGGCCCCTCGAATTCCCGAGATCGTTTCTTTCCCTCAGACCCCCTTCCAGCCTGAGCGACGAGCTGTCACTCCTGCTCATTTTCCCGAGCCCATTCTTTCTCCCGCTACGCCTGCTCAGTTCCCCGACCCTCACACCTCCATGTCCACTTTTAGTGGCTCGGTGACCAAGTTCCCTACTCTGGCCGAAGCCTCGTATGGTACACCCCAGATGGAGCGAGTGTCCATCCCTTCTCCCATCCATGACTACGATCCCCATTACGGGCAGCCTTACGAGGAGCCTGAGGACGAGTATCGACGCAGCGGCGGATCCGAAGAAGCCATGTAG
- a CDS encoding uncharacterized protein (Compare to YALI0E31152g, no similarity), with translation MLFKKIALFTLAAVAVASPVITDEDIEGLDFADIEHSPEEPADIMKFKQMIHDKKCNILTKKCPQPQQKCNKVTKTVTKVHTKTVQAKQQQCKPTHYNKRPTKQYNKGSNKCGGKGNRC, from the coding sequence ATGCTGTTCAAGAAAATTGCTCTTTTCACTCTCGCTGCCGTCGCCGTGGCCTCTCCCGTCATCACCGATGAAGACATCGAGGGACTCGACTTTGCTGACATCGAGCACTCCCCCGAGGAGCCTGCAGACATCATGAAGTTCAAGCAGATGATCCATGACAAGAAGTGCAACATTCTGACCAAGAAGTGCccccagccccagcagAAGTGCAACAAGGTCACCAAGACTGTCACCAAGGTCCATACCAAGACTGTCCAGGcgaagcagcagcagtgcAAGCCCACTCACTACAACAAGCGACCCACCAAGCAGTACAACAAGGGTAGCAACAAGTGCGGTGGCAAGGGTAACCGATGCTAG
- a CDS encoding uncharacterized protein (Compare to YALI0E31174g, no similarity), translating into MPYSDVAIMRHLTVDILSSDPQSFNIDVSPNISVGELRDIITFHFNELFLFSKLGQIASISSRGRELPWAMLVAGLNQIDTIEVHLKQVWGVKEVQRGPVEERAKAVVIAYDQPRVPGSEITPDTSSSPRLDQDSLSPSLLEKVKSLEMKSDDSNTEVDSSAPSDLAEDKSVDTGILAYKITKLNRFKVHRIFSLGSPILFIRLGPSKNVSNPAEKPLGLYLDPAFDARERQKIRQKRSRIGGTNRTFQ; encoded by the coding sequence ATGCCATACTCTGACGTCGCCATCATGCGCCATCTGACGGTCGATATTCTCTCGAGCGACCCTCAGAGCTTCAACATTGATGTCAGCCCCAACATCAGTGTTGGAGAGCTGCGTGACATCATCACCTTCCATTTCAATGAACTTTTTCTATTTAGCAAGCTAGGACAGATTGCTTCAATCTCATCCCGTGGGCGAGAGCTGCCCTGGGCCATGCTGGTGGCAGGTCTAAACCAGATTGACACCATCGAGGTTCATCTGAAACAGGTGTGGGGGGTTAAGGAGGTGCAGCGGGGTCCTGTGGAGGAAAGAGCTAAGGCAGTGGTTATCGCCTACGATCAGCCAAGGGTCCCTGGCTCGGAAATTACTCCAGACACCTCCTCTAGCCCCAGGTTGGACCAGGACTCTTTGTCTCCTTCCTTGTTGGAAAAGGTGAAATCGCTAGAGATGAAGAGTGACGATTCAAATACAGAGGTTGACTCTTCTGCTCCGTCAGATCTCGCTGAGGACAAATCCGTCGATACAGGTATTCTGGCTTACAAGATCACCAAACTCAACCGTTTCAAAGTACATCGAATTTTTTCGCTGGGATCTCCCATTCTGTTCATCAGACTTGGGCCCTCGAAAAACGTGAGCAACCCTGCAGAAAAACCCCTGGGCTTGTACCTCGACCCTGCTTTTGACGCAAGGGAGCGCCAGAAGATTCGACAGAAACGAAGCCGCATTGGAGGCACTAACAGGACTTTTCAGTAG